From Bradyrhizobium sp. sBnM-33:
TCCTGCACATAAGCCGTGCGGCCCATGGCAACACCGAGGCCGTCGATCGCGGCCTGCACCGTCATGAAGATCATGTCGAAGGTCAGGCCCGGTTGTTTCGAGAAATCGGCCGGCAGCCCGGCCGCCGTCAACCACAGCCGCCAGTCGTCGCTGTTGGCGTTGCTGGTATGCAGCAGCACGTGATCCCGGAGGTCTTCGGGGCATTTCAGCGGCTTGTTGCCCTTGAGCAGCGCCGGACTGCACACCGGGAAAAGCTCGTCCGCCATCAGCCAGTCGGAGCGAACGCCAGGCCATTGGCCGCGGCCGTAGCGAATCGCGGCATCGACCTTGTCGCGCTGAAAGTCGACGAGGTTGATCGAGGTCGTGATGCGTACGTCGATCCCCGGTTGCGCTTCCTGAAAAGCCGTGAGGCGCGGCAGCAGCCATTTGGCGGCTAGCGAAGCCAACGTCGACACCGTCAGCACATGGTCGTCATCTTTGCGCAGCAGGCGATCGGTTGCGAGCCGGAGATCGTTGAAGGCCGCGCGAATGCCGGGAAGGTACTCCTGCGCTTCCGTCGTCAGCGTCAGCGAGCGGTTCTGGCGGACAAAGAGGCGAACGCCGAGCTCTTCCTCCAGCCGCTTGATCTGGTGGCTGATCGCGGTCTGCGTGACGTTCAGCTCAGAGGCGGCCTGCGTGAAGCTCAGATGCCGGGCGGCGGCCTCGAAGGCGCGCAGACCATTCAGCGACGGCAGCCTGGCGGTCATTCCGCGATCTCCCAATGCATGAGTTTATATCATCCGAAGCGGTACAAAGTGTCGTTTGTGAACGGCCGCGGTAGCGCAGATATTAGCGCCAACAGATTACTACAGGAGCCGAAAATGTCCACTTACACGCATGAATCGATGATAAATCATCATGGATCGGGGATTTTGAGCCAATTGGCCGAGACCCTCCATGTCTGGCGGCAGCGCTACCAGTCGCGCCGCGAACTGGCCAAGTGGTCGGAGCGGGAACTCCACGACATCGGCGTCTCCTGGAGCGATGTCGCCTACGAGGCCGAAAAGCCGTTCTGGCGGGCTTGAGTAGCAGCCAGGCCGGCGCCGCCTCAATAGAGGGGCGCCGGCCATTTCATTGAGGACCGACGGGGAGCGCGCCATGACCGCCCTGCGTTTCGACGATCTCAGGCAATATTCCGACGTGCTGCGTTCGCGGCAGGGCCAGGCCGTGACCGTGCG
This genomic window contains:
- a CDS encoding transcriptional regulator GcvA, whose protein sequence is MTARLPSLNGLRAFEAAARHLSFTQAASELNVTQTAISHQIKRLEEELGVRLFVRQNRSLTLTTEAQEYLPGIRAAFNDLRLATDRLLRKDDDHVLTVSTLASLAAKWLLPRLTAFQEAQPGIDVRITTSINLVDFQRDKVDAAIRYGRGQWPGVRSDWLMADELFPVCSPALLKGNKPLKCPEDLRDHVLLHTSNANSDDWRLWLTAAGLPADFSKQPGLTFDMIFMTVQAAIDGLGVAMGRTAYVQEDIAKGRLVVPFKMAFPVDAGFYLVSPAGRADPPKLAAFRQWLLASVQNRP
- a CDS encoding DUF1127 domain-containing protein, with protein sequence MSTYTHESMINHHGSGILSQLAETLHVWRQRYQSRRELAKWSERELHDIGVSWSDVAYEAEKPFWRA